CACAGTACCAACCAAAACATTTACTGCAGTAAAGCCTTTGACTCCAAAACCTCCAACAGTTCCCTCCCATACCGCAAAAACGAGGACCTCGGCCTGGGACGCTGCTGCGCCGTGCAAAAGTCGTCCCTATAGACGGTAAGTGGTTTTCCTCAGTAACTGTAGAAGATGCTGAAtaatcaaactttaaattaagagattttttaaaaagattttaatgaacaattaATCACTGCATCATGCTTCGAATTAGAAGAAATGACAGTTTCTTTTTACTAACCTCGTTGATTATCAGACAAGAAAGCAGACAGTCAGTGCAGTCAGAATAATCCAAGAGAGAGCAGGGTCAAACTCCCGCCTGTAGCTACACCTGTAGAGAGCCTGTCCCACAGCTTTAGTCTGCTGTCTTCAGACGACTGGTAAGAAACGTAGTAAGGAGACATTAAATACTGCACAGAAACAGTGCTGCATAATGTGGCTGTGTTATTTGTGGTGTTCCTGAAGTCGTGTTCAATGTTGTGTtgtgtaaataaagaaataaagacaggGGTTGCAAACTATTCAGTCTCTGGCAAAGCACCACTCGGACATCCTGAAGACTAAACTACATGAAGTGTGTCTGGTCCTCATTGAGGAGGTATTGCACACTTTATGTTTCTTATATGTGTTTCATGCAGCTAGTTTCCCTTCAAGTGCATACTACAGCCTCAACTGATgattttcactcacattttaGGTGAAAAACCAACGCTCAGCAATAGCCTTTGAGGCCATACATGCCATCAATGAGCTCTACATTCAGCTCCAGAGAACAATGGACCCAGAAGTTGAAACAACAGGCCGAGCTCTATTGCTGAAGCTTGCAATGACCAACAACAACTTTCTACATCAGGAGGTCAATCTGGCGCTTGATGCCATGGTGGAAAATTGCAGCCATGGACGGATTCTGAGCGCTCTGTTTAACACAGGACTGACgtaagaggagagaagaagctGTAGTGATTTTATTAGAAGACATGAAAGAGAGATCATGTTCACTGAGTTGTGTGTCTAATATTGTCCTTGCTCAGCCATCGCTGTGTTGCAGTGAGGAATAGCACGGCTCAACACCTGCACCAGCTGGCTGACAAACTTGGAGCAGCCGTCACCCTGAAAACAGGAACCTTCACTGAAAGATTTCTAATTGCTGCCTCTAGAATGGCAGGGGATGCTGCACCTGAAGCCAGGTGGGTACTTTTAAATGGGTTTGAAGTGcatcaatgttttattttctgtgagttTACACAATTAATGAAAATTAATGACAACTGTAATCTTCCACAGGTACCATGGGCGAACAATCATTGAGAAACTGACCCTTCACAAGGACTTTATGAATTTGTGGGTGAAGATTgtccctgaaaaa
The window above is part of the Maylandia zebra isolate NMK-2024a linkage group LG23, Mzebra_GT3a, whole genome shotgun sequence genome. Proteins encoded here:
- the LOC143415090 gene encoding TOG array regulator of axonemal microtubules protein 1-like, which codes for MDPEVETTGRALLLKLAMTNNNFLHQEVNLALDAMVENCSHGRILSALFNTGLTHRCVAVRNSTAQHLHQLADKLGAAVTLKTGTFTERFLIAASRMAGDAAPEARYHGRTIIEKLTLHKDFMNLWVKIVPEKDRRPVEKSLKKTGVLWRRA